The proteins below come from a single Melitaea cinxia chromosome 9, ilMelCinx1.1, whole genome shotgun sequence genomic window:
- the LOC123656360 gene encoding AP-2 complex subunit mu — translation MIGGLFVYNHKGEVLISRVYRDDIGRNAVDAFRVNVIHARQQVRSPVTNIARTSFFHIKRANIWLAAVTKQNVNAAMVFEFLLKIIDVMQSYFGKISEENIKNNFVLIYELLDEILDFGYPQNSDTGVLKTFITQQGIKSASKEEQAQITSQVTGQIGWRREGIKYRRNELFLDVLEYVNLLMSPQGQVLSAHVAGKVVMKSYLSGMPECKFGINDKIVMEAKGKGNGGISGNTDSEGARAGKPVVVIDDCQFHQCVKLSKFETEHSISFIPPDGEFELMRYRTTKDISLPFRVIPLVREVGRTKMEVKVVLKSNFKPSLLGQKIEVKIPTPLNTSGVQLICLKGKAKYKASENAIVWKIKRMAGMKETQLSAEIELLETDTKKKWTRPPISMGFEVPFAPSGFKVRYLKVFEPKLNYSDHDVIKWVRYIGRSGLYETRC, via the exons ATGATCGGGGGTCTGTTCGTGTACAATCACAAGGGGGAGGTGTTGATATCGAGGGTGTATAGGGATGACATAGGGCGGAACGCTGTGGACGCTTTCAGGGTGAATGTGATCCACGCCCGGCAGCAGGTCCGCTCGCCGGTAACAAACATCGCGCGCACCTCCTTCTTTCACATTAAG AGAGCCAACATCTGGCTGGCAGCAGTAACCAAGCAAAATGTAAATGCAGCTATGGTTTTCGAATTCCTGCTAAAGATTATAGATGTAATGCAGTCTTACTTCGGTAAGATCTCTGAAGAGAACATCAAGAATAACTTTGTACTCATCTATGAACTTCTTGATG AGATTCTTGACTTTGGATATCCTCAGAACTCAGACACGGGTGTTCTTAAGACGTTTATTACTCAGCAAGGTATCAAATCTGCCTCTAAAGAAGAACAAGCTCAAATCACATCACag GTAACAGGACAAATAGGATGGCGTCGGGAGGGCATAAAGTACAGACGTAATGAACTTTTCCTTGATGTCCTCGAATATGTCAACTTGTTGATGTCTCCTCAAG GTCAGGTTCTGTCGGCTCACGTTGCTGGCAAAGTGGTGATGAAGTCGTACTTGTCCGGTATGCCGGAATGCAAGTTTGGTATCAACGATAAGATTGTTATGGAGGCTAAAGGAAAGGGAAATG GCGGCATCTCCGGCAACACGGACAGCGAGGGCGCGCGCGCCGGCAAGCCCGTGGTGGTGATCGACGACTGCCAGTTCCACCAGTGCGTCAAGCTCAGCAAGTTCGAGACCGAGCACTCCATCTCCTTCATCCCGCCCGACGGCGAGTTCGAGCTCATGAG ATACCGTACAACCAAGGACATATCCCTACCATTCCGAGTGATCCCCCTTGTGAGGGAGGTGGGACGCACTAAGATGGAGGTGAAAGTTGTTTTGAAGTCGAATTTCAAGCCGTCCCTCCTCGGTCAGAAGATTGAAGTCAAGATACCCACGCCGTTGAACACTAGCGGCGTTCAGCTGATCTGTTTGAAGGGGAAAGCTAAATATAAGGCCTCCGAGAACGCTATTGTTTGGAA GATCAAACGTATGGCGGGTATGAAGGAAACCCAGCTGTCTGCTGAAATTGAGCTACTGGAGACGGATACTAAGAAGAAGTGGACTCGCCCGCCCATCTCCATGGGCTTTGAGGTGCCCTTCGCGCCCTCAGGCTTTAAG GTCCGTTATCTGAAGGTGTTCGAGCCCAAGCTGAACTACTCGGACCACGACGTCATCAAATGGGTGCGATACATCGGTCGCTCCGGCTTGTACGAAACGCGCTGCTAG